The nucleotide sequence TGCTCTAAATTTATGAGCAAGCCATGCTCTGAACCATGGAGCAAGCGGTGGAGAGATTCCTCTGGTCTTCATGTTCCATTTGGGGCATGCATCGAATCAACCCCCCAGTCCTCATCGAAGACTCACTCTACTTCATACTTTCATATTATGTTGATGTTTGCATAGGAATTCTCAAGTACGACTTGAGCTCTAATTGCTTATCACTGCTTGATGGGCCGCAAGTGGAGGATGTCTTTGTCGGTGCGACCATACTCATGGCCACGGAGGACGACAGTTTGGGTCTTGCACACATGGATAGATTAACCCTCTACTTGTGGTCAAGACAGATGGGTTCCAATGGAGTTGCATCATGGACTCAACGAACAATCATCGACCTCAAAAACCTTCTCCCCGTTCGAAATCCTGAGAGAAGACCTAGACTAATTGGATCTGTGGAGGGCAGTGATATCCTTTTTGTGACTGTAGACCTTGGCGTCTATGAGATTAATCTCAATTCACTAAGGTGGAAGACCATATGGAAGACTGGAAGTTTACGTGCTTTGTTTCCATACATGAGTTTTTACAATCCAAAAGGTACATCTATACCTATATGTCCTTTCTTATGTGGTTTGTGATCTAATCTTAAGTCATAATATATAAGTTAGCGGAACAAACAAACCATTGAATGTCTAATCTCAACTTTGAGTGTGATGTAACACTCGAAGGTTGCAACTAATTATCCTTACTAAATTGGAAAATTTGCATATTAGCATGGCATATCCTTTTTGGAATCACATCCACAAATATGTTTGCAGAAAGGGAGATCCCCAGTGATGTGACACATTGACAATCTATGTTTGCAGAAAGGGAGGATACTAAATAAGGTTAAGGGCAGGCTGCCGCTTTCATCAACGGGAAAGATGAACGGACCACTTGGGAGTTGGAGGTGACATGGGTCCTGTGATCAATCCTCTTGGGGTAGCTATTGTAGTGCTGCTTGTTTTCTCATCATCTTGTTGCTTGATAATTTCCCTATGTTGCTGGCATGTGtaagtgggtgaacgaattatctTGTAATGAACCTCTAGTTTCTTGCAGTAGCATCAACCATAGTTTGATTAGTTTGTTATTTTAAAAACTATATAGTTTGCTTAGTTTTCTACGTGACTCACATCTCAATTAATATTGTGAATTCAGCTATTGGTACATGTCAAGTGCTGATGTTACCATAATTATATTAGAACTACTGGATGTTTGATCAGAGAGTGCAAAGGCTACAATGATAATTGCTACAACTAACCTCTGTTTCACTGACGCTTCTCATCATAGGCCTGGGCATTGACCTTGCATTTTTCATCCAACCATATGATGGTTATCAGGTATGTTACAGATGTAGGATTCAGTCGAACTCCATCATCAAATGTCGTGTCTAGATGGCATGTTGTTGTACTTGCTTGTTTCTCCATGCCTTGGATTTTATAATGGCACCACTATTGTTGAGTTTCAGAACTTTACCTAGAGCCTAGGCAGTGTGTTTGGATCTTGTATTTTTTACCCTAGTATTGTTCTACAAAAATTGCATCCAAACTGCATCATGGTTATCAGGTAACTGGCTCCATCTCTAGTTGAATGCCTCTCAAGCCTAAACATTTGTAACATAccatgttttgatgagaaaaatACTCCTTCTAGGGCCTCTGTTTGTTACATCATATCGATCAAGTACAAGAAGTAGCACCTGGATAAGGTCTCCTGTATATGTAGGCTTCAAACGAACTCCATCACAAACATCGCCTCTCGATGTTGTGTTTCTCAACCTCCACACCTCACAGTTTATAAGAGGTTGTAGCATTATCGTCGATGGCGGTGATGGACTACTTCTAGCGGCTCTAGCTTTTAGCTTCATGAGTTTTAGAACTTCCATAGCACAGGGAGCCGACATCGGTTTTTATTTTTCACCCTGATGTTGTTCTATAAAATTTCCATCCAACCACATCATGATTATCAGGTTTTCTGGATTATACCCGAAATGTAGTGCAAATTTTGTGTCCATGAATTCCAGAAGGTGTCAGTGAAGAAAATAGGATGTATACAAAATTTAGAAGCATTCATTCATTATACATTTCGGTGCGGATTTAATATAGTAAGATATTAGTACCGATGTAATATACATGAAGTAGCACCTGAACAATGACTCACGTAGACATAGGCTTCAGACAGACTCCATCATCAACCATCATGTATCCAAGTTGTGTTGTTGTGGCATGTACATAGTCACCACAACAAGAACTTCAAACACTTCataatatatatcataaaaaacaTTGAAATTAAGAACAAGCATGACATAACCAATTAAAACATACACAGCATATAGTTTCTGtagggaaatgttgcatggaaaaacaaaaaaaaatctacacacatgcaagatctatcaaagagatgcataacaatgagaggggagagtgtgtctacgtaccctcatagaccataagcggaagcgtttcgtAACGCGGTT is from Triticum aestivum cultivar Chinese Spring chromosome 1B, IWGSC CS RefSeq v2.1, whole genome shotgun sequence and encodes:
- the LOC123091081 gene encoding uncharacterized protein; this encodes MEQAVERFLWSSCSIWGMHRINPPVLIEDSLYFILSYYVDVCIGILKYDLSSNCLSLLDGPQVEDVFVGATILMATEDDSLGLAHMDRLTLYLWSRQMGSNGVASWTQRTIIDLKNLLPVRNPERRPRLIGSVEGSDILFVTVDLGVYEINLNSLRWKTIWKTGSLRALFPYMSFYNPKEREDTK